From Echinicola soli, a single genomic window includes:
- a CDS encoding glycoside hydrolase family 15 protein, translating into MTKRHLYGTGLIGNCAYIAHIEKNTNISWLCFPRFDSDFIFGGMLDREKGGEFSILPESSAFTTQQEYLENTNILKTTVMLDNGEEAYSVTDFAPRFMNFERYHKPLMVVRKIEPISGEPKIKINCKPVTNRGKKKLRPSMNSNHIEFLGAEQEVRLTANCSVNYIMEDRAFRLQRPIYLFFTYGQPLEAPVESTAERFLQATTQYWREWIKSTSIPHFYQKLVVRSALALKIHQFEDTGAIIAASTTSLPESPGSTRNWDYRYCWIRDSYYTLNVFNSLGHFQELERYFEYIQNLPTNANGRYQPLYSITGSALLEEELSDLSGYLDNQPVRFGNQAYTHIQNDLYGQVLVSLLPLYADKRFIESEKSHSAPFIHNLLDKIEETMNEKDAGLWEFRNLAQEHCYTFIFHWAGSCAAIKIADRLQDDSMKEKAEKLRLQSIEKIEACYVPEMKAYSQAIGTKNMDASTLQLITMGYFGNDIERANNHLKMLEKDLLAKDYLFYRYKHMDDFGVPETTFLICAFWYIEALACVNRLDEAVEGFETLTKYCNHLQLFSEDVDHKTGSQWGNFPQAYSHVGLMNAAYRIGQKLDKPNFL; encoded by the coding sequence ATAGAGAAAAAGGAGGAGAATTCAGCATTTTACCAGAATCCAGTGCTTTTACTACCCAGCAAGAATACCTTGAAAACACCAATATTCTTAAAACCACCGTCATGTTGGATAATGGCGAAGAGGCTTACTCAGTAACGGATTTTGCCCCGCGATTCATGAATTTTGAACGCTACCACAAACCACTGATGGTGGTCAGAAAAATCGAGCCCATCTCAGGTGAACCAAAGATCAAAATCAACTGTAAGCCGGTCACCAATAGAGGAAAAAAGAAACTCCGGCCTAGCATGAACAGCAACCATATTGAATTTTTGGGTGCTGAACAAGAAGTACGACTTACCGCAAATTGTTCGGTAAACTACATCATGGAAGACCGGGCATTCAGGTTGCAGCGTCCCATTTACTTGTTTTTTACCTATGGCCAACCGTTGGAAGCACCTGTGGAGAGTACCGCTGAACGCTTTTTGCAAGCCACCACCCAGTATTGGCGGGAATGGATCAAATCTACCAGTATACCACACTTCTACCAAAAACTGGTAGTTAGATCTGCTCTTGCACTTAAAATACACCAGTTTGAAGATACCGGAGCCATCATTGCGGCCTCCACCACCAGTCTGCCGGAATCGCCTGGTTCTACCAGGAACTGGGACTATCGCTACTGCTGGATCCGAGATAGCTACTATACCTTAAATGTATTTAACTCACTTGGGCACTTCCAAGAATTGGAAAGGTATTTTGAATACATCCAAAACTTGCCCACCAATGCCAATGGCCGCTACCAACCGCTCTATTCCATTACCGGTTCTGCACTATTGGAAGAAGAGCTCAGTGATCTATCAGGATACCTTGACAACCAGCCCGTGCGGTTTGGCAATCAAGCCTACACACACATCCAAAACGACCTTTACGGCCAGGTATTGGTAAGTCTTTTACCTCTTTATGCTGATAAACGGTTTATTGAATCTGAAAAAAGCCACTCGGCACCTTTTATCCATAACCTCTTGGATAAAATAGAGGAGACCATGAATGAGAAAGATGCAGGCCTTTGGGAGTTCAGGAATTTGGCGCAGGAACACTGCTATACCTTTATTTTCCACTGGGCAGGATCATGTGCTGCTATCAAAATCGCCGATCGTCTTCAGGATGACTCCATGAAAGAAAAGGCAGAAAAGCTCAGGTTACAGTCGATCGAAAAAATAGAGGCATGCTATGTCCCTGAAATGAAAGCCTATTCGCAAGCCATTGGCACCAAAAACATGGATGCCAGCACCTTACAGCTGATCACCATGGGATATTTTGGCAATGACATTGAGCGCGCTAACAATCATTTGAAAATGCTTGAGAAGGATCTCTTGGCCAAAGATTACCTGTTTTACCGCTATAAGCACATGGATGATTTTGGCGTGCCGGAGACCACATTTCTGATTTGTGCTTTTTGGTACATCGAAGCACTCGCCTGTGTGAATCGCCTAGATGAAGCGGTGGAAGGCTTCGAGACCCTCACCAAATACTGCAACCACCTTCAGCTCTTCTCAGAGGATGTCGATCATAAAACAGGTAGCCAGTGGGGCAACTTCCCTCAAGCTTATAGCCACGTGGGGCTAATGAATGCAGCCTACCGGATTGGTCAAAAACTGGATAAACCAAACTTCCTGTAA
- a CDS encoding serine O-acetyltransferase has product MIKTKNDYNDYIKQDALSMGIKINSVKNRLVAKLSNPRWKFIVTLRKCEYHKNNKNKPLSKILYGYYFYKYKTLGVKLGFTIPANVCSKGLSLPHYGTIIISKNATIGENCRIHACVNIGASAGSPEAPKIGKNVYIGPGAKLFGDIQIGDSCTIGANAVVNKSFTDQNCVIGGIPAKILKENKSDWLADNNLA; this is encoded by the coding sequence ATGATCAAGACAAAAAATGACTACAACGATTATATAAAGCAGGACGCCCTATCCATGGGGATCAAAATCAATTCTGTAAAAAATCGTCTGGTGGCCAAACTATCCAATCCTCGCTGGAAGTTCATTGTGACCCTCAGAAAGTGTGAATACCACAAAAACAACAAAAACAAGCCGCTCTCAAAAATCCTATATGGTTACTATTTTTATAAGTATAAGACATTAGGTGTCAAACTAGGCTTCACTATCCCTGCCAATGTTTGTTCCAAGGGACTTTCATTACCGCATTACGGTACAATCATCATAAGCAAGAATGCAACAATAGGTGAAAACTGCCGCATACATGCCTGTGTCAATATTGGAGCAAGCGCAGGGTCTCCTGAAGCTCCAAAGATCGGAAAAAATGTATATATCGGGCCAGGAGCTAAGCTTTTTGGAGATATCCAAATTGGAGATTCCTGCACCATAGGCGCCAATGCGGTGGTCAACAAATCATTTACTGACCAAAATTGTGTTATCGGAGGTATCCCTGCCAAAATACTTAAAGAGAATAAGTCTGATTGGTTAGCAGATAATAACCTAGCCTGA